In Achromobacter spanius, the following proteins share a genomic window:
- a CDS encoding ABC transporter permease — protein MTTPILTPTVPGAPAPMELTAANLRWRRLRRNKALLAGGGILLIIVLIALLAPWISPHDPYFQDLAYRTAPPVWYEKGTWLHPLGTDQLGRDYMSRLFYGARISLLIGISVALISGIIGTAMGMAAGYFGGKVDMAVSFLITTRLSMPVILVALATVAIVGGSLWVVILVLGLLKWDRYAVVMRSATQQVRSLEYVAAAQAAGASTWRIVWGEVLPNVVPQLIVIATLEAASAILLEASLSFLGLGVQPPLPSWGLMISEAKAYMFFSFWLIAIPGSALALLIFAINLAGDGLHQLLTPEERG, from the coding sequence ATGACTACGCCTATCCTCACCCCTACGGTTCCGGGCGCCCCCGCGCCCATGGAACTCACCGCCGCCAACTTGCGCTGGCGTCGGCTGCGCCGCAACAAGGCCTTGCTGGCGGGCGGCGGCATCCTGCTGATCATTGTGCTGATTGCACTGCTGGCGCCGTGGATCTCTCCGCACGACCCCTACTTCCAGGACCTGGCCTACCGTACGGCGCCGCCCGTCTGGTACGAAAAAGGCACCTGGCTGCATCCGCTGGGCACCGACCAGTTGGGCCGCGATTACATGTCGCGCCTGTTCTACGGCGCCCGCATCTCGCTGTTGATCGGCATCAGCGTGGCGCTGATATCCGGCATCATCGGCACCGCCATGGGCATGGCCGCCGGGTACTTCGGCGGCAAGGTCGACATGGCCGTGTCGTTCCTGATCACGACGCGCCTGTCGATGCCTGTGATTTTGGTGGCGCTGGCCACCGTGGCCATCGTGGGCGGCTCGCTGTGGGTCGTCATCCTGGTGCTGGGCCTGCTGAAATGGGACCGCTACGCCGTCGTCATGCGCAGCGCCACGCAGCAGGTGCGGTCATTGGAATACGTGGCGGCGGCGCAGGCGGCGGGCGCGTCCACCTGGCGCATCGTGTGGGGCGAAGTGCTGCCCAACGTGGTGCCGCAGTTGATCGTGATTGCCACGCTGGAAGCCGCCAGCGCCATTCTGCTGGAGGCCTCGCTGTCGTTCCTGGGCCTGGGCGTGCAGCCGCCGCTGCCGTCCTGGGGGCTGATGATCTCTGAAGCCAAGGCCTATATGTTCTTCTCGTTCTGGCTGATCGCCATTCCGGGGTCTGCGTTGGCGCTGCTGATCTTCGCGATCAATCTGGCTGGCGACGGGCTGCATCAACTGCTGACGCCTGAAGAGAGGGGCTGA
- a CDS encoding ABC transporter ATP-binding protein has protein sequence MNDKEIVLDVQGLTVDIATPRGPLHAVRDVSFQVRRGETLCLVGESGCGKSMTSLAIMGLLPKAAKRSTRRLAVLGEDLSAARGRRINALRGSKMAMIFQEPMTALNPAYAIGEQLTEHYIHHRHASQQQARDRAVELLEKVGIASAGQRLTQYPHQLSGGLRQRVMIAMALMCGPELLIADEPSTALDVTIQAQILRLLADLQAELGIAMVLITHDLGVVARIAQQVAVMYAGQIVEEGPVEDIFATPRHPYTQGLLGCIPVPGRTPPGESLGTIPGVVPSLVGDLRGCAFADRCQYVQPQCRDTVPVYGHPPHQQWRCIRQEEGVPA, from the coding sequence ATGAACGACAAGGAAATTGTTCTGGACGTGCAAGGGCTGACGGTGGACATCGCCACGCCGCGCGGGCCGCTGCACGCGGTGCGCGACGTGTCGTTCCAGGTCAGGCGCGGCGAAACGCTGTGCCTGGTGGGCGAATCGGGCTGCGGCAAGTCGATGACCTCGCTGGCCATCATGGGCTTGCTGCCCAAGGCCGCCAAGCGCAGCACGCGCCGCCTGGCGGTGCTGGGTGAAGACCTGTCCGCCGCGCGCGGCCGCCGCATCAATGCGCTGCGCGGCAGCAAGATGGCGATGATCTTCCAGGAACCCATGACGGCGCTGAACCCGGCCTACGCCATTGGCGAGCAACTGACCGAGCACTACATTCACCACCGCCACGCCAGCCAGCAACAGGCGCGCGACCGCGCCGTGGAGCTGCTGGAAAAAGTGGGCATTGCCTCGGCCGGGCAACGCCTGACGCAGTATCCGCACCAGTTGTCGGGCGGCCTGCGCCAGCGCGTGATGATTGCGATGGCGCTGATGTGCGGCCCGGAATTGCTGATCGCCGACGAGCCCAGCACCGCGCTGGACGTCACCATCCAGGCGCAGATTTTGCGCTTGCTGGCCGACCTGCAAGCCGAGCTGGGCATCGCGATGGTGCTGATCACCCATGACCTGGGCGTGGTGGCGCGCATTGCGCAGCAGGTGGCGGTGATGTATGCCGGGCAGATTGTCGAGGAAGGCCCGGTTGAAGATATCTTCGCCACGCCGCGCCATCCCTACACGCAAGGGCTGCTGGGCTGTATTCCCGTGCCCGGCCGCACCCCGCCCGGCGAATCGCTGGGCACGATTCCGGGCGTGGTGCCATCGCTGGTGGGCGACCTGCGCGGCTGCGCCTTCGCCGACCGCTGCCAGTATGTGCAGCCGCAATGCCGCGACACGGTTCCCGTGTACGGCCACCCGCCGCACCAGCAATGGCGCTGCATCCGCCAAGAAGAAGGAGTTCCGGCATGA
- a CDS encoding ABC transporter ATP-binding protein, with protein MSALLQAEAVSRQFSIRSGMFRPRSTLHAVNGVDLAVERGAVLGIVGESGCGKSTLARMLLGLTPPSAGVIKLDGQDISQMDRRALARRVQPIFQDPYSSLNPRRSIASIVSLPLEVHGIPNPKLHKAIEMLERVGLPPRLAHNTPGQLSGGQRQRVAIARALVMNPEIVICDEPTSALDVSVQAQIMNLLMDLRREFNLTYVFISHNLAVVEHIATHVAVMYLGRVVESADTAKLFHDPRHPYTQALLASVLTPEPGLGIPDMGLGLSFPDPLNPPPGCPFHPRCQYAMAQCKTERPALTLRDESVVACHLYPAAPSAIAASNASSLLSSIPNSTGARPS; from the coding sequence ATGAGCGCGCTCTTGCAAGCCGAAGCCGTCAGCCGGCAGTTTTCCATCCGCTCGGGCATGTTCCGCCCACGCAGTACCTTGCATGCCGTCAATGGTGTGGACCTGGCGGTGGAACGCGGCGCGGTGCTGGGGATCGTGGGCGAATCGGGCTGCGGAAAATCCACGCTGGCGCGCATGCTGCTGGGGCTGACGCCGCCCAGCGCGGGCGTGATCAAGCTGGACGGGCAAGACATCAGTCAGATGGACCGGCGCGCGCTGGCCCGCCGCGTGCAGCCGATTTTTCAGGATCCGTACTCGTCCTTGAACCCGCGCCGTTCCATTGCGTCCATCGTGTCGCTGCCGCTGGAGGTGCACGGCATCCCCAACCCCAAGCTGCACAAGGCCATTGAAATGCTGGAGCGCGTGGGCCTGCCGCCGCGCCTGGCGCACAACACGCCGGGGCAGTTGTCGGGCGGGCAGCGCCAGCGGGTGGCGATTGCGCGGGCGCTGGTCATGAACCCCGAGATCGTCATCTGCGACGAGCCGACGTCCGCGCTGGATGTGTCGGTGCAGGCGCAGATCATGAACCTGCTGATGGACCTGCGCCGCGAATTCAACCTGACCTATGTCTTCATCAGCCACAACCTGGCAGTGGTGGAGCACATTGCCACGCACGTGGCCGTGATGTACCTGGGCCGCGTGGTGGAATCCGCCGACACCGCCAAGCTGTTCCACGACCCGCGCCACCCCTACACGCAGGCCTTGCTGGCGTCGGTGCTGACGCCCGAGCCCGGCCTGGGCATACCTGACATGGGCTTGGGGCTGTCGTTTCCCGACCCGCTTAACCCGCCGCCGGGCTGCCCCTTCCACCCGCGCTGCCAGTACGCCATGGCGCAATGCAAGACCGAACGGCCTGCGCTGACCTTGCGTGATGAGTCCGTGGTGGCTTGCCATCTGTACCCCGCGGCCCCGTCCGCCATTGCCGCATCGAATGCGTCTTCACTGCTATCTTCAATACCCAATTCCACCGGAGCTCGACCATCATGA
- a CDS encoding M20 family metallopeptidase has product MTREQAIAQAQHCFDSGAFRALLARRLALPTESQNPERAAVLADYLETEIRPAFEALGFTCQTLTHPKALAPFLYAERIEDPALPTVLGYGHGDVIRGLEKEWKEGLSPWALTEAEGRWYGRGIADNKGQHTINMEALRLVLEARGKLGFNAKYLIEMGEETGSMGLRELCAEHRDMLSADLLIASDGPRLAPQRPTIFLGARGSLNFDLSIEARAGGHHSGNWGGLISNPGIQLAHAISTIVSPTGQIRIKEWVPAELPDAVRRALADCQVDGGTDGPEIEPEWGEPGLSPAERVFGWCSFEVLAYKTGNPETPVNAIPPRAWARCQLRFVVGVDPDDLIPALRRHLDREGFPMVKIALTRESMFRATRIDPDDAWVRWAVDSLERTSGQKTALLPNLGGSLPNDIFTDVLGLRTIWVPHSYPGCSQHAPNEHLPPELLRQALGLMTGLYWDLGAGGTPAVSR; this is encoded by the coding sequence ATGACTCGTGAGCAAGCCATCGCCCAGGCGCAACACTGTTTTGATTCTGGCGCCTTCCGCGCGCTGCTGGCGCGCCGCCTGGCGCTGCCCACGGAAAGCCAGAACCCCGAGCGCGCCGCCGTGCTGGCGGACTACCTGGAAACGGAAATCCGCCCCGCATTCGAGGCGCTGGGGTTCACCTGCCAAACCTTGACGCATCCGAAGGCGCTGGCGCCCTTCCTGTATGCCGAACGGATTGAAGACCCGGCGCTACCGACCGTGCTGGGCTACGGGCATGGCGACGTCATCCGGGGCTTGGAAAAGGAATGGAAGGAAGGCTTGTCGCCCTGGGCGCTGACCGAGGCCGAAGGCCGCTGGTACGGCCGCGGCATCGCCGACAACAAGGGGCAGCACACCATCAACATGGAAGCGCTGCGGCTGGTGCTGGAAGCGCGCGGCAAGCTGGGCTTCAACGCCAAGTATTTGATAGAAATGGGCGAAGAGACGGGGTCGATGGGTTTGCGGGAATTGTGCGCCGAGCATCGCGACATGCTGTCCGCCGACCTGCTGATCGCGTCCGACGGCCCGCGCCTGGCGCCCCAACGGCCCACCATCTTCCTGGGCGCGCGCGGTAGTTTGAACTTTGACCTGTCGATCGAGGCGCGCGCGGGCGGGCATCATTCCGGCAACTGGGGCGGGCTGATTTCCAACCCCGGCATCCAGTTGGCCCACGCCATTTCCACGATTGTGTCGCCCACCGGCCAGATACGCATCAAGGAATGGGTGCCCGCCGAACTGCCCGACGCCGTGCGCCGCGCGCTGGCGGATTGCCAGGTGGATGGCGGCACCGACGGACCCGAGATTGAACCGGAATGGGGTGAACCCGGCCTGTCTCCAGCGGAGCGGGTCTTTGGCTGGTGCTCGTTTGAAGTGTTGGCGTATAAGACCGGCAACCCGGAAACGCCCGTCAACGCGATTCCGCCACGCGCCTGGGCGCGTTGCCAACTGCGCTTCGTGGTGGGCGTGGACCCGGACGACCTGATCCCAGCGCTGCGCCGCCATCTGGACCGCGAAGGTTTTCCGATGGTGAAAATTGCGCTGACGCGCGAGTCCATGTTCCGCGCCACCCGCATTGATCCTGACGACGCCTGGGTGCGGTGGGCGGTGGATTCGCTGGAACGTACGTCGGGGCAGAAGACGGCGTTGCTGCCTAATTTGGGTGGATCATTGCCGAATGATATTTTCACGGACGTGCTGGGCCTGCGCACGATATGGGTCCCGCATTCATATCCTGGATGTTCGCAGCACGCGCCGAATGAGCACCTGCCGCCGGAGCTGCTGCGGCAAGCGCTGGGGTTGATGACGGGTCTGTATTGGGACTTGGGCGCGGGGGGAACGCCGGCGGTGTCGCGCTGA
- a CDS encoding LysR family transcriptional regulator has translation MINLNRLSMFVAVVDSGSFTAAADALGTTKAVVSFNVKQLEQELGVALLTRSTRRLALTEAGDGFYGNCARLLRDADAAVDEARSGQLTLSGSLRVTASVDYGNRIVAPALAAFAKQHSALRVSYQAGSAHADLIGERVDVAIRVGALADSTYRATPIGEFKLLLVASPALLAEQGTPRSLAALAAMPWLANRPGRRDQWRLTDSKGRDHTLRVSPVAHADTASALLAFVEGGCGVAALPDWLVAEPLARGALQRVMSSYALPPQPVYAVYADTRHVSTKVRRFIDFLRTAK, from the coding sequence ATGATCAACCTGAATCGTCTGTCCATGTTTGTGGCCGTGGTGGACTCCGGCTCGTTCACGGCGGCAGCCGACGCGCTGGGCACGACCAAGGCCGTTGTCAGTTTCAACGTCAAGCAGTTGGAGCAGGAGCTGGGCGTGGCCCTGCTGACACGCAGCACGCGCCGCTTGGCGCTGACCGAGGCGGGCGACGGCTTCTACGGCAATTGCGCCCGGCTGCTGCGTGACGCCGACGCTGCGGTGGACGAGGCGCGATCGGGGCAGCTGACGTTGTCCGGCAGCTTGCGGGTGACGGCGTCGGTGGACTATGGCAACCGCATCGTCGCGCCTGCACTCGCCGCGTTCGCCAAGCAGCATTCGGCGTTGCGGGTCAGCTATCAGGCGGGATCGGCGCATGCGGACTTGATTGGCGAACGGGTGGACGTGGCGATCCGCGTGGGCGCGTTGGCGGACTCCACGTACCGCGCCACGCCCATCGGTGAATTCAAGCTGTTGCTGGTGGCCAGCCCGGCGTTGCTGGCGGAGCAAGGCACGCCACGGTCGCTCGCGGCATTGGCCGCGATGCCATGGCTGGCGAATCGCCCGGGCCGTCGCGACCAGTGGCGCTTGACGGACAGCAAAGGGCGCGACCACACACTGCGCGTGTCGCCCGTGGCGCATGCGGACACGGCGTCGGCCTTGCTGGCGTTTGTGGAAGGCGGTTGCGGCGTGGCGGCTCTGCCCGACTGGCTGGTGGCAGAGCCCTTGGCGCGCGGCGCGTTGCAGCGGGTAATGTCGTCTTACGCGTTGCCGCCACAGCCTGTGTATGCGGTGTACGCCGATACCCGCCATGTCAGCACCAAGGTGCGGCGCTTCATTGATTTTCTGCGGACAGCGAAATAA
- a CDS encoding aspartyl protease family protein, whose translation MSYCRWTVTAALLFACGASLASPTVIPVKIADDLGVPFIRVTLGTVKTDLMLDTGGQIGITVPETLITPETGVFLTGRQERRTDVTGKIFQVRQLIAPDVYLDTAKLGPVAGAVNYVWGLRINDDDRMPVPESLKAGVIGLGALSSRNMLLDMAQQRLLLYERGGMERPDLSSWQHVPFVYDDEGIVITLHADGIPIRFSLDTGASTSILRDDAAIFTQRPSPCAGKQAEDTHCGIWRLKRPESNGMPLDDLDVLVVPMAGVPFDGLIGMDFLRSHKVFIDFDTQTLHIQATPDTNASG comes from the coding sequence TTGTCCTATTGCCGATGGACCGTTACCGCAGCGCTGCTATTTGCTTGCGGCGCAAGCCTTGCATCCCCCACCGTCATCCCCGTCAAGATCGCCGATGATCTCGGCGTGCCGTTTATCAGGGTGACGCTTGGCACGGTCAAGACGGATTTGATGCTGGACACGGGCGGCCAGATTGGCATCACGGTGCCCGAAACCCTGATCACCCCCGAGACCGGGGTGTTCCTGACGGGCAGGCAAGAACGTCGGACCGACGTGACCGGGAAAATCTTCCAGGTGCGGCAATTGATTGCCCCCGACGTCTATTTGGACACCGCAAAACTCGGTCCCGTCGCGGGCGCCGTGAATTACGTCTGGGGGCTGCGCATCAACGATGACGACCGCATGCCCGTGCCAGAATCGTTGAAAGCGGGCGTCATCGGGCTGGGCGCCCTGTCCTCGCGCAACATGCTGCTGGATATGGCGCAGCAACGCCTGCTGTTGTACGAACGCGGTGGCATGGAGCGCCCGGACCTGTCTTCCTGGCAGCACGTTCCGTTTGTCTACGACGACGAAGGAATCGTGATCACGCTACACGCCGATGGCATTCCGATACGCTTCTCGCTGGACACCGGCGCCAGCACGTCGATACTGCGCGACGACGCAGCTATCTTCACCCAGCGGCCGTCGCCCTGCGCCGGCAAACAAGCCGAGGACACCCACTGCGGCATCTGGCGGCTGAAGCGTCCCGAATCTAATGGTATGCCGCTGGACGACCTGGACGTTCTCGTCGTCCCCATGGCAGGCGTGCCATTCGACGGATTGATTGGCATGGATTTCCTGCGCAGCCACAAGGTGTTCATCGACTTCGACACGCAGACCCTGCACATCCAGGCCACGCCCGACACGAATGCGTCCGGCTGA
- a CDS encoding TetR/AcrR family transcriptional regulator: MMTARPPSLSQDKRLTKGERTRLQLLQVAAAEFAERGFQHTRISDIVARAGVTQPVFYQYFSSKQAAYDELVGMFAQRLRQAISQARLPAGLEGAELADRIRGGVLGLLAILQEDPNLTRIGFFQVAAAEALKDELVAMIADNIRAEQQAGLFRTEVSADWFAQSLMGIIERFTRQMPDAAQQQALAEFITDLLLDGIRHPQRQAS; the protein is encoded by the coding sequence ATGATGACGGCACGACCCCCTTCTTTATCGCAAGACAAGCGTCTCACCAAAGGTGAACGCACCCGCTTACAGCTTTTGCAAGTTGCCGCCGCGGAGTTCGCCGAACGCGGATTCCAGCACACCCGGATCAGCGACATCGTCGCCCGGGCCGGGGTCACCCAACCCGTCTTCTATCAATACTTCTCAAGCAAGCAAGCCGCCTACGACGAACTGGTCGGCATGTTCGCGCAGCGTTTGCGTCAGGCGATCAGCCAGGCGCGATTGCCGGCTGGTTTGGAAGGGGCCGAACTGGCCGATCGCATTCGTGGCGGCGTGCTGGGCCTGCTTGCCATCTTGCAAGAAGATCCCAACCTGACCCGCATCGGCTTCTTTCAGGTGGCGGCGGCCGAAGCGCTGAAGGACGAACTGGTGGCGATGATCGCTGACAACATTCGCGCCGAGCAGCAGGCGGGTTTGTTCCGCACCGAGGTTTCAGCGGATTGGTTCGCACAATCGCTGATGGGCATCATCGAGCGCTTCACCCGCCAGATGCCGGACGCGGCACAGCAACAGGCGCTAGCGGAGTTCATCACAGACCTGCTGCTGGATGGCATCCGCCACCCTCAACGACAAGCCTCGTAG
- a CDS encoding DUF523 domain-containing protein translates to MQYVLISSCLLGNPVRYDGRAVPNDDAVLARWRGEGRVVPVCPEVAGGMAIPRPPAEIEPGKQAADVLAGGARVVAVTGDDVTQAFVQGGHAALSLARQRGIRIAVLKEGSPSCGSGYVYDGHYSGQRKAGVGITAELLIGAGVQVFSEKQWAEADACLARLESQDVA, encoded by the coding sequence ATGCAATACGTGTTGATCAGCTCCTGCCTGTTGGGCAACCCCGTGCGCTATGACGGACGCGCGGTGCCCAACGATGACGCCGTTCTGGCCCGCTGGCGCGGGGAAGGGCGGGTCGTGCCGGTGTGTCCGGAAGTCGCGGGGGGCATGGCTATACCGCGCCCGCCCGCTGAGATCGAGCCGGGCAAACAGGCCGCCGACGTGCTGGCCGGCGGCGCGCGCGTGGTCGCCGTGACGGGAGACGACGTCACCCAGGCATTCGTGCAAGGCGGCCATGCGGCGTTGTCCTTGGCGCGCCAGCGCGGCATTCGCATCGCGGTGCTGAAAGAAGGCAGCCCGTCGTGTGGCAGCGGCTATGTGTACGACGGCCATTACTCGGGGCAGCGGAAAGCGGGCGTGGGCATCACGGCCGAATTGCTGATCGGCGCCGGCGTGCAGGTCTTCAGCGAAAAGCAATGGGCCGAGGCCGACGCCTGTCTGGCGCGCTTGGAGTCGCAAGATGTGGCTTAG
- a CDS encoding AraC family transcriptional regulator translates to MTTPLLHPERAQSTHGPALIAARRDDGLLRDTAMHQHARGQLLGAYRGLVTVVAGARQWVVPSAHAVWIPPGQPHGLRSHGAYAGYSAYLSPAACAGLPTTARVLQTSALLLAAVDRAASWNGNETAAARKRVLELIRDEIRTLPLAGQALILPGDPRLQRLAVAMSDHPSDTRSLDAWAAQIGMAPRTLARRFLAETGLPLGAWRQQARLMRAQEMLAAGSAVTTVALELGYDNISAFIAMFKREVGITPGRFRGPVD, encoded by the coding sequence ATGACGACTCCCTTGCTGCACCCCGAACGCGCTCAATCGACGCACGGCCCGGCGCTGATCGCCGCGCGCCGCGATGACGGCCTGCTGCGCGACACCGCCATGCACCAGCATGCGCGCGGTCAACTGCTGGGCGCTTATCGCGGCCTGGTGACGGTGGTTGCGGGCGCGCGGCAATGGGTGGTGCCGTCCGCGCATGCAGTGTGGATTCCGCCGGGCCAGCCCCATGGTTTGAGATCGCACGGGGCGTACGCGGGCTACAGCGCCTACCTGAGTCCCGCCGCTTGCGCGGGCTTGCCCACCACTGCCCGCGTGCTGCAAACATCAGCCTTGTTGCTGGCGGCCGTGGACCGCGCCGCTTCGTGGAATGGCAATGAGACAGCCGCCGCGCGCAAGCGCGTACTGGAATTGATTCGAGACGAAATACGCACCCTACCCCTGGCCGGCCAAGCGCTGATCCTGCCTGGCGACCCGCGCTTGCAACGGCTGGCGGTGGCTATGTCGGATCACCCGTCGGACACCCGGTCATTGGATGCCTGGGCCGCGCAAATCGGCATGGCGCCGCGCACTTTGGCGCGCCGCTTCCTGGCCGAAACCGGCCTGCCGCTGGGCGCATGGCGGCAGCAGGCCCGCCTGATGCGGGCGCAGGAAATGCTGGCGGCGGGGAGTGCCGTGACGACGGTGGCGCTGGAATTGGGCTACGACAACATCAGCGCCTTCATCGCCATGTTCAAGCGTGAAGTCGGCATCACGCCGGGCCGCTTTCGCGGCCCGGTGGACTAA
- a CDS encoding NYN domain-containing protein, whose translation MTTPNENVSMALFCDFENVALGVRDTKYQKFDIRPVLERLLLKGSIVVKKAYCDWERYKEFKAPMHEANFELIEIPHVRQSGKNSADIRLVVDALDFCYTKSHVNTFVIISGDSDFSPLVSKLRENNKKVIGVGVKQSTSDLLIANCDEFIFYDDLAREGQRTADARRDNRGGAAAGTGQRRTPDEERRRKEELEARKTQAVDMVVETFEALMAERGDSGKIWASALKDALKRRKPDFNESYYGFRAFGNLLDEAQSRGFLEVGREEKSGTYVYRDSIDGAPAVNRSGGQGGSRSSQGRQSAQAAQVDVDDSQTGAVQEESTSRPARKSRGGRKSGGSGRGASHAVEQGASEAAMAASSDAAPDAQLVLPVAAAEGVQEGAQEGSHTPSTTPSTTPATTPATTSPGSFQGAAQAERQANKQAQVDKQAEADDETAKALAREVAKLESMRADALARAQAPKPVQPSRLPPMPTPLPQARQPLPAVNIAEWTFVEPPAETRREAADKAPAKVADPFAGGNARPAAEPAPAPAAPAKRGRTASKTTKAKSAESEAGRTTRAVATESVATEAAASAPAAEATAEAPAKPARKTASRTRSPRKTAAKES comes from the coding sequence ATGACTACCCCCAACGAAAACGTCAGCATGGCGCTTTTCTGCGACTTCGAGAACGTGGCGCTGGGTGTGCGGGACACCAAATACCAGAAGTTCGACATCCGGCCGGTGCTGGAACGCCTGCTGCTCAAGGGCAGCATCGTCGTCAAGAAAGCCTATTGCGACTGGGAACGCTACAAGGAATTCAAGGCCCCCATGCACGAGGCCAATTTCGAGCTGATCGAAATTCCGCACGTGCGCCAATCGGGCAAGAATTCCGCCGACATCCGGCTGGTCGTGGACGCGCTGGACTTCTGCTATACCAAGTCGCACGTCAATACTTTTGTGATCATCAGCGGCGATTCCGACTTTTCGCCCCTGGTGTCCAAGCTGCGCGAGAACAACAAGAAGGTGATCGGCGTGGGCGTGAAGCAATCCACGTCCGACCTGCTGATTGCCAACTGCGACGAATTCATCTTCTATGACGACCTGGCGCGCGAAGGCCAGCGCACCGCCGACGCCCGCCGCGACAACCGTGGTGGCGCCGCTGCCGGTACCGGCCAACGCCGCACGCCGGACGAAGAACGCCGCCGCAAGGAAGAACTGGAAGCGCGCAAGACCCAGGCCGTGGACATGGTCGTCGAGACCTTCGAGGCGCTGATGGCCGAACGCGGCGACAGCGGCAAGATCTGGGCATCGGCATTGAAAGATGCGTTGAAGCGCCGCAAGCCGGATTTCAACGAGTCGTACTACGGCTTCCGTGCCTTCGGCAACCTGCTGGACGAAGCGCAGTCGCGCGGCTTCCTGGAAGTGGGCCGCGAAGAGAAGTCCGGCACCTACGTGTATCGCGACAGCATCGACGGCGCGCCGGCCGTGAACCGCTCGGGCGGCCAGGGCGGATCCCGGTCGTCGCAGGGCCGCCAGTCGGCACAGGCGGCGCAGGTGGATGTCGATGACAGCCAAACGGGAGCGGTGCAAGAAGAAAGCACTTCCCGGCCTGCCCGCAAATCGCGCGGCGGCCGCAAGTCGGGCGGATCCGGCCGAGGCGCCAGCCATGCGGTCGAGCAAGGCGCGAGCGAAGCGGCGATGGCCGCATCGTCTGACGCCGCGCCGGACGCGCAGTTGGTCCTTCCGGTTGCCGCGGCCGAGGGGGTGCAAGAGGGGGCGCAAGAGGGCTCGCATACGCCGTCCACTACGCCGTCCACTACGCCAGCCACTACGCCAGCCACTACGTCGCCCGGTTCGTTCCAGGGCGCGGCCCAGGCTGAACGCCAGGCGAACAAGCAGGCCCAGGTGGACAAGCAGGCCGAGGCCGACGACGAAACTGCCAAGGCGCTTGCCCGGGAAGTCGCCAAACTGGAGTCCATGCGCGCGGATGCGCTGGCGCGCGCTCAAGCGCCCAAGCCTGTCCAGCCGTCACGCCTGCCGCCCATGCCGACGCCCTTGCCGCAGGCGCGCCAGCCGCTGCCTGCCGTGAATATTGCGGAATGGACGTTTGTTGAGCCCCCTGCGGAGACGCGCCGCGAGGCAGCCGACAAGGCGCCCGCTAAAGTGGCAGACCCGTTCGCGGGCGGAAACGCCAGGCCCGCGGCGGAACCTGCTCCCGCTCCGGCAGCCCCGGCCAAGCGCGGCCGTACCGCCAGCAAGACCACGAAGGCCAAGTCGGCGGAATCCGAAGCGGGTCGTACCACCCGAGCCGTTGCAACGGAATCGGTGGCAACCGAAGCGGCGGCATCGGCACCAGCTGCTGAAGCCACGGCCGAGGCGCCTGCCAAGCCCGCCCGCAAGACCGCGTCGCGCACCCGCAGCCCCCGCAAAACGGCGGCCAAGGAATCCTGA